One window of the Pyrus communis chromosome 17, drPyrComm1.1, whole genome shotgun sequence genome contains the following:
- the LOC137721968 gene encoding uncharacterized protein — MGGHGGLNILPQKRWNVYNFDNREKVRQDEEAAAKEEQLKREQSRKRDAEFRLEQLRTARGLAPVSQGKEEPAAMESNPAAVDSKSAAVGSKSAAVESKPGHINLFEGIKFFYPTKGLENEGGEGKDGFKKNKKMKKEEAKPRVVIAEDEKYRLGYGVKRECVRCFAT, encoded by the coding sequence ATGGGAGGTCATGGAGGTTTGAATATTCTGCCTCAGAAGCGGTGGAATGTGTACAACTTCGATAACAGAGAGAAGGTACGGCAGGACGAAGAGGCTGCGGCCAAAGAGGAGCAGCTCAAGCGTGAACAGTCACGAAAGCGGGATGCTGAGTTTCGCCTTGAACAGCTCCGGACTGCTCGTGGCCTGGCTCCGGTGAGCCAAGGGAAGGAGGAGCCTGCTGCAATGGAATCAAACCCTGCTGCAGTGGATTCGAAGTCTGCTGCAGTAGGGTCGAAGTCTGCTGCAGTGGAATCAAAGCCTGGTCATATTAATCTCTTCGAAgggattaaatttttttatcctaCTAAGGGGTTGGAGAATGAGGGAGGAGAGGGTAAAGATGgatttaagaaaaataagaagatgaagaaagaggAGGCGAAGCCGAGGGTTGTGATAGCAGAAGATGAAAAGTATAGGTTGGGTTATGgagttaagcgagaatgtgtccgctgttttgcaacgtaa
- the LOC137723155 gene encoding uncharacterized protein produces the protein MGGHGGLNILPQKRWNVYNFDNREKVRQDEEAAAKEEQLKREQSRKRDAEFRLEQLRTARGLAPVSQGKEEPAAMESNPAAVDSKSAAVGSKSAAVESKPGHINLFEGIKFFYPTKGLENEGGEGKDGFKKNKKMKKEEAKPRVVTAEDEKYRLGYGVAGKGVKLPWYLDRLSADANEESAKDDESSRADKEKKNKSGKKTLEELREERLEREKREKERERTLILNKSRKDGAAFKDRGFYRR, from the coding sequence ATGGGAGGTCATGGAGGTTTGAATATTCTGCCTCAGAAGCGGTGGAATGTGTACAACTTCGATAACAGAGAGAAGGTACGGCAGGACGAAGAGGCTGCGGCCAAAGAGGAGCAGCTCAAGCGTGAACAGTCACGAAAGCGGGATGCTGAGTTTCGCCTTGAACAGCTCCGGACTGCTCGTGGCCTGGCTCCGGTGAGCCAAGGGAAGGAGGAGCCTGCTGCAATGGAATCAAACCCTGCTGCAGTGGATTCGAAGTCTGCTGCAGTAGGGTCGAAGTCTGCTGCAGTGGAATCAAAGCCTGGTCATATTAATCTCTTCGAAgggattaaatttttttatcctaCTAAGGGGTTGGAGAATGAGGGAGGAGAGGGTAAAGATGgatttaagaaaaataagaagatgaagaaagaggAGGCGAAGCCGAGGGTTGTGACAGCAGAAGATGAAAAGTATAGGTTGGGTTATGGAGTTGCTGGCAAAGGAGTTAAGTTGCCTTGGTACCTTGACAGGCTGAGTGCGGATGCAAATGAAGAGAGTGCCAAAGATGATGAATCGTCAAGAGCAGATaaagagaagaagaacaagagtGGGAAGAAGACATTGGAGGAATTGAGAGAAGAACGGTTGGAAAGGGAGAAGCGAGAGAAGGAAAGGGAACGGACCCTGATACTGAACAAGAGCCGAAAAGATGGAGCTGCTTTTAAGGATAGAGGGTTTTATAGGAGGTGA